The Salvelinus sp. IW2-2015 unplaced genomic scaffold, ASM291031v2 Un_scaffold2010, whole genome shotgun sequence DNA window TCTATCACTACAGAAAGTcccaaggacaacacacagaacaatacTGCTTCAAAAAGACTTACCTACAATAAATAATAAACTATGTACAGGCTGTCATGTTATTCCTCCCCCCAAATAATCATTAAATAAATRAATGAATAAGAGTGGTTGGGTAAAGACATCCTGTAGGTTGTAGCTCTCAGAGMCAGTCTGAGACAGACAGGTGAAGGCTAATGYATAACACAAACTGAAAAACACCACAAGGTAGCAGCTCACCAGAACCATCTGTTAGAAGTAGGGTCGYTGAGTCTATCCTGGTCAGGTCACGTGGTCAGGATAGACTCCTAGCCTTGGTTAGTTCTAACACCAATATGCATCTTGTCTTGCAGACGCGTCATATGTGTCATGACAGCTGATGGACACTTATGACAAGTAGCCTAAAGGAAGTTGTATGGTTGAGATTGTGTTGTCATTGCCTGGGTGATCATGGCAGCTGTGACATGAATCTTCATGACTGGTTATGACTATATAAATGACATCATTGTGTGTTTCATGATGGACAGCTCCAGGGAAGAGGTgggtaaccttaaccctaacccttgtccTGGAGGGATGCAGTCAGTgtgtgcagggttttgttccagcctAGCTTTAACACAACTGATTACAATTAATTGTGGCCACAATGTAGCCCTCCAGAAGCTTCCACCCCTGGCCTAGGGTATTATTATCATGGTCTGTTTGTCCGATCAGAGAGAGCCCCAACCAACACGAAACTGCTCTACATCAACCACACATATTCTGTCTTATACTGGAGGAGGTGTCAATCATTCAGTAGAAAAATAAACATTGTCCCAACATTGCataaataatcaatcaataaGTTAATGAATTCAAGTCAATAAACCTTTTTTCTATCTGAAATTTTTTTTCTCACACAATCATCAGAGTGAAAGGAGAAGGTTGTTCtctgtcaaataatagtaatattaataataataagaataatattAATAAGAATAATATTAATAAGAATActaattataataatacattgatgttgttgttgtttttattagtGACACATGCACAGATATTCCAGACCAGTATCTCCAAAATTCCACTATTCTATCATGTCTCTGAACTTCACTACCATTCCTCCACTGGGATACACACTTTCCTCTTCAGGAAATACACACGCTAACTCAAACGTCACACTCGACTCAGGCAGAGTTTTGCTCTATCGCTGTAGTCACCATGAGCAGGAAGATACCGGTTCTATTCGGTTCTACTGTTTGGTTCTACTGTTCAGTTATATTCCCTGATTGACTTCAATGTTCTCCTTAGACCCAGTCAAATTAGGTCCTTTGCATTATTTTAAAACAATAttccgatatccaatattttaaTGATCACACTATTTACAATGTTGACATTCCACTATCCTTTTCCTTTTACTTGTGTGGTGATAGAAATAAAATCTAAACGCAATAGGCTTAATTTGGGAGCTCAGGAAGATTCCCAAAGGAAAGAGCTGGGACTGAGACttgtagaaaaataaagaaactgtTGCAGTGGGGACTGTGAGAGATGGTTCATATCCTCTCTCATTAGTATTTACATCTATATGACAGTAGTGGCCACAAGCCGTTTAGGAGACCTGTGTTTGGCTCCTCACTAATTAGTTACAATTTTGAAGATGTGTTTTTGCTCTTCTAAGAATCAGTACCCAATTCAAACAGCGCTAACCTACACCTTTGAGAGAAACATTTGCTCCTCATCTTTTCTCCACAAAGAAAAGCTTGGTATTGTCCCCAAGAGCTGACATCAAAACAACAATCTGGGTTAAAACAGAAGCACATCTCAATCTAAATCCTCTTTCTGTTGGTACCAAAACACTCCAGAGCACTCCCTCTTCCTCCAGACATCTCTAGTTTGGAACCTGGAACAACAGCTCAGAATCCATCTCGTCTAGTGGTTCTGTTTTGGTTMTTGGTGATGCTAAGAGCTCTTTCTGAACAGTAATCAAGGACATTGACRTGTGACAGAGTCCAAAGGCAGCCTCTGATCTGTTGGATTGCATCAGTGMAAAGMGATTCACTACTACAGCTCTGTCTCTTCACCGTTCACTCCATGASACGGACCTGTCAGTCATGATGCACAGTCAAGCAGACTACAAGGAGCTCCATGCCCTGAGTCTTCTCTGGCCCAGCACCAGCCGTGTCCTAGGTTCAGTGCAAAGTCTATACAGTTCAATATAGGACAGGTACTCCATAGTATTCTGAAGAAACATACGGAAAGACAGAGTAGGAAGCACACTAtcttactgtacagtacattcctTTAACTgtgcagtgctgtgtgtgtggccgACAGGACAGGCCTGCAGCCTTTATGTGCCTTGGACAACTGGGGAACACAGCAACAYAGTAACGTTGTTGTCTTTCTAACTGTGTTAGGAGGGTTCAAGTAGATTTCACTGCAGTGGTTAGGTTGCAGAGAGCTAATTTGGATTTAATTCGTTTTTGGGGATAATTGAATAGGTGTAATTTTTAGGGGGTTTTGATGAACCCAACCTACTAAAGTTGCTCTATATTCATGCAGTTAGTTCTATGAGTGTTGTGGATGCTAGATGTGAATGACATAAGAGGAGAGGGTATAACATGTGAGTGTTTCTGTTCTTCAAGTTGGGGTTGATATTATTCTATTTGATGTGTTGAGTGTAAGCTGTAAACAGAGTAGTTCTCCAATGGAGAGATAGTGTTGTAAAAACAGTGATTTTGATATATATTCTTTTATCATTCACTTATACATAGACTTTTGTGTTGTCATGATTTTTTGCTTTGTTAGAAAATCATTGTTGTCATGATAATGTTTTATTACTATAGATTTAATGATCATTATCATATTTGATGCTGGACCGGATCAAGTTGTTTGTTTAAAAAGCATGCATGTTTCAATTCCCTCCTCCGTTTCCTTTTCCTGATACAAATGTCTCTCAGCTGCTCCTCTTATTTTTATCATCCCCTCATACCTCCTTTTTCTGGCTCAGTCTTTTTTCCCACCCTCTATTCATCCCTCYSTCCTCCTTCTCTCTGGGAATGTAAGGCTTCCAAAAAAAAAGTTGTCCGTTGAACCAGCTGTTGTCACTGCGTGAGTCTGTTTCCAAATCTTCCTCCTCTGCTCTTCAGTGGTCACGAGTTTATATCCCATCAAAAATGTGTTTGATACCTGAAAAGGAACAGATTTATTGATAAATATTTCATTATTAGGATCAGTCATTTCTGACGCTGAGGGTCAGTCTGTCACGTCTCTCAGGGCAATCTGTCAATCAGTTGGTTGCCATGGCAGCAACAGCAGACCCTtgcttctcttccttctcctccagaATCTGGATGCCTCCACAGCTGACATCAGAGGCCTTCCGCTCTGTGATTTGCTGTGCTGGTTGCCCCAGACTACTGCGCCCTGGACTACTGCGCCCCGGACTACGTTGCCCAGGACTACTGCCCCCGGAGGTGATggcttcatctctctgtgttaGAGTGGCAGACTCCGGCTCCATGCAGAGTGTTAGCTCCTCGTCCTGTTCAGGGGACAGAGCAGGGGCTTGGTCAGGGGATGACACTTacagaacattcagatagaaatgtttAGAATATAACAGATACTGCATGATTCTCTGACCATGGAGAGGAGAAAGCAAGGGTTTATTCACGAGTTCAGATGGAAATGTTTCTCTgtcatatagtaccagtcaaaagtttggacacacctactcattcaagggtttttctacattttacattgtagaataatagtgaagacattaaaactatgaaataacacatatggaatcatgtagttaccaaaaatgtgtagatagattttagattttagattcttcaaagtagccaccctttgccttgatgacagctttgcacactcttggcattctttcaaccagcttcacctggaatgctttttcaacagtcttgaaggagcacccagatatgctgagcacttgttggctgctcttccttcactctgtggtccaactcatcccaaaccatctcaattgggttgagctttggtgattgtggaggccaggtcatctccatcactctcatttttggtcaaatagcccttacacagcctggaagtgtgttgggtcattgtcctgttgaaaaacaaatgatagtcccactaagcgcaaactagatgggatggtgtgttgctgcagaatgctgtggtagccatgctggttaagtgtgccttggattctaaataaatcactgacagtgccaccagcaaagcataccatcacacctctgcctccatgcttcacggtgagaaccacacatgcggagatcattcgttcaactactctgcgtctcacaaagacacggttggaacatggttggaaccaaaaatctaaaatttggactcatcagaccaaaaggacagatttccactggtctaatgtccattgctcgtgtttcttggcacaagcaagtctcttcttcttattggtgtccttcagtattGTTTTTTTCGAATCTcaacaattcaaccatgaaggcctgattcacggaatctcctctgaacagttgatgttgagatgtgtctgttacttgaactctgtgaagcatttatttgggatgcaatttctgatgctggtaactctaatgaacttatcctctgcagcagaggtaactctgagtcttgctttcctgtggcggtcctcatgagagccaatttcatcatagcgcttgatggtttttgcggctgcacttgatgaaactttcaaatttcttgaaattttccggattgactgaccatatTTAAAGGAATGATTGACTGtaatttctttttgcttatttgagcttttctctccataatatggacttggccttttaccagatagggctatcttctgtatacccaccctaccttgtcacaacacaactgattggctcaaatgcattaagaaggaatttccacaaatgaacttttaacaaggcacacctgttaattgaaacgcgttccaggtgactacctcatgaagctggtgagagaatgccaagagtgtgcaaagctgtcatcaaggaaaaaggtggctactttgaagaatctgaaatattgttacgtccgtcgttagatgaagaccaaggtgcagcgtggtaggtgtacatttttctttattaaaaatgacacagaaaaacaacaaaatacaaaaacgaacaTAAAGCTATATGCAGTACAGAAAGCAAcgacacacaaacaagatcccacaactgaaggtgggtaaaagggctgcctaagtatgatccccaatcagagacaacgataaacagctgcctctgattgggaaccatactaggccaacaaagaaatagaaacatagattttcccacccaagtcacaccctgacctaaccaaatagagaataaaaaaggctctctaaggtcagcacgtgacaaatataaaatatattttgatttgtttaatactttttggttacttcatgataccatatgtgttatttcataattttgatgtcttcactattattctacaatgtagaaaatagtacaaataaagaaaccccctggaatgagtaggtgtgtccaaacttttgactggtactgtatattaaaacaTCAAGGATATACTTCTCTGCAGTTTTCAAAAATCATCGATctggattaaatgcatagaaatataatgaatagaatgaATGAATCATTGTCTTGAATGTGGACTCCCGTTCTATTAAttttatttctatgcatttaatcctatccgataggCGAAGTccagataacttttgaaaaactgggccctgatAACCCTGTGACCTGATATGAGCTCACCTTCagttcatcttcctcctcatgcTGCTCCAGCAGAGGGGAATGTTCTGTCCCTGCCCCCTCATCCCCAGACGGAACATTCAGAGCTGCCTCCACCACCGCTGCCACGCCTATGTTGTAGCCTCCAATATCAGTGTGATAGGATCCTGTCTGGCCCGCCCCCCACAGGTCCACCAATGGGGCGTGGGTGGCAGGGGCCAGGCTGTGGATGGTGCTGTTGGGCGTGGCTTGCAACGAGTGGTTGGTGCTGTGCAGCCTTTGCTCCAGAGACTGTGGAGAGAAGGACGAGACAATGAGGAGCTGTGGGTAGGTAGAGTTTCCTCTTCACCACTGATACAGGGACAGGGTAATTGTGTTGTACTAAGAAGCGAGATACAATAATGAATCTCTGGCGATATTACCATATCAAAGGCCGAATTCAGTATTCTTGTCTCGATCAAAATACcccagagaaaaaaagagaaaaacccACTAAAAAACAAAATGTCAGCTGCCCGACTACGCCATGAATGAATATTGTCTATCCatggaaatacattgttaatgCTTTCCTCTCATTTTAGACTGTTGTTTTTCCTCACCTGTTGTTGCTGATACAGGAGCTGCTGTTGCTGGTAGTGCTGTATCTGTTGTAGCTGCTGCAGCTGCTGGAGCTGACTCTGATGCTGTAGGttgaactgctgctgctgctgctgctgcagcaaaGCGTTCCCATCATACCCATCACAGGAAGTCCCGCCCTGCTGCATCGCGTAGGAGCCAGCAGCGGGAGAGGCCACTCCGGAGGGCTCGTTGCTGATTGGCTCCCAGGcgtcagaggaggagaggcagtagAGGCCCTGGGCGACATAGGTGTTGGGCCACATGTCCGCAGAAGAGTGGTGCAATATCTGGTCTGAGAGGATGAAAAGAACGAGAAAATAGAAGAGTGAAGAGGCGGGATAAACGTTTGGTTGTCCTTGACAGATGCACTACATTGGACCTCATGGACATCAAACTGCAAATAAATCTACAATGCTGACATCAGCCTTTTTTCCCGAAAGAGGAAACCTGGAGAGGAATCATGTGATATCCCTGGGGGACACCCCAACCCTCTCAGACCCAAATTTATCAWtgagaaaatgactttacttgAACGATCCCCAGACAGACCCCAAGTGTACTGTAGCTACACCGACTAGTCTAATACATCAACATTATGACTCTGTATAGCCATTGGGGAGTCTGTCTGCCCTGCATTAAAATGACATATAATACAGCCAATAGCACGGCTGATATGAATAAGGGTGAGTCATGGTAGTTTTTGCCATCTCATATTCCAATCTGGTTTTGTTACGGATGAACAAGGCGACTAATATCCACCACTGACTGATAACAACATTAAAACTTTTGAAGTATGGTAGCCATTTTGTGCGAAGGAGGAAAAGAAATTGAAGAATATATCAGTTTGTGTGTTGCCAATGCCGTTATGTACAAAAAGGCTGTCAAACACAAAAGAATGAGGTAAATCACACTTATTCGCAGACACGTCTTTGTGACATTGGCCTAACAAGTTTCAGATAGAGGAATGGTGTATATACATGATCTGACAAAAGAGCCTCAAGGTGTGCTGAGTTGATATGGCGGTGCTATGGGTCATCATGCCGGCAACCTCACATTATATCACTTTAATGATGactcaaaactgtcaaaatacatCCAGAGACAGCCAAAATCATGTTTAATACTAACATTCTGCGGTTATTTGACTTCAAGCAGTACAATTACATTAAATAACTGGCCTGAAGTTGTGATTCAACTAATGATCATCACACAGCCTCAAGGCCATTTGTTATCTCTCAATAACAAACCACAGGGAGAAAACCACATTATGATTTCAACATGTCTCCATGTCTGAACGCCTCTTTGCATGAGAAGGAGAAATACAGGAGCACTGTAACAGACAGCACAGCGATGTGGAATAATAATGACCAAGTGGACTATTTATACAGTTGAAATCCCTGGTCTTGCATTCCCCCAGGCTGTGTTTGYGAATCTGACATTAGCACAGAGTTAACCYTCCAGGCTGAGACGGAATAAGATGCCTTTGTTACTGAGCAAAATTACGCATAATGTAGCCCACACACTACACTCCAGCTTTGCCTGATCTCAGGCCTATGCATAAACGTGTTTGGCTGCAAATTTTTAGACAAGGTTCCGCAGTGCAGGATCCTATTTAGCTCCTTAAACTATCCCTTAAACTTGGTTGCCCTAGTTGATTGATGCTACTGTAGTTTGTCAAGCATATTTGTAGTCCCTTACCTCGACTGACATGCTTGTTTAGAGGCCATATTTATAGTCCTTTACCTCAACTGACATATGGTTGTTTAGAGGTCATATTTGTAGTCCCTTATCTCGGCTGATACATGCTGGTTTAGAGGCCATATTTGTAGTCCCTTACCTCGGCTGGTGATGCTCTCCTGGTTAACCTCGCTGAGGTGGGCCACACTGCCCTGGTTGGACCCTGACCTCAGGCTCTCTCCATCCATGGAGGTCCAGGCCATGAGCGTTGCCTGGGAGATGGCAAACTGCTGCAGGATACCTGGAGTGCAGAGGGTAAATCAGGGTCATTGTAACGGCCCAGTTGGCTGCTGCCTTCCCTCAGCGCCTTAATGATTTAATATCTATGGCTAATTTAAATAAAGATTTAATATGTAGTCTAYTTAATATCTATGGTTATGCTTTGCCTAGGCCAATGTTGATATATTTGGCTGGTGTTCTGCCCTGCCGATTAGCTGACCTATAAACAGTCTGGTTATGATGTGGGGTTCAACACGAGAACCCTTTTTCCAAAAGGCTTCATTTTGTGAGGGTTTCCTCTGAACACCACCCTGGTTGTATAAATCAGCATCAACCACTCCTATTGCTTCTGTCTCCTCTCACAGTGACAaattcccctccccctctgaccTGCGGYGAAGCGAGCCTCCTTCTCCCCGTCGCTGAGGTCGCTGTAGGCGTCGCTCTCCAACCGTCTCTCCATCTCCTGCTCTGCCGTGGACTTGCGTGGGACGGAGACGCCCCCCGGGCCCACCACAGACATRTCCCAGTTCTGCCACTCGATCATGTGTGCCATCCGGCCTTGGGCCATGGATGTAGGCTTGGTCACCTTGTCCTTCATGGAGCGATTCACACCTGGGGAGGGGGGGAGGTGAAGAGGGATGTAGGGATTGATGCGGGTATTGGGGAGGGTTAGAAGGGTGAAAGTGGATTAAGGGAGGGTTGGAGGGATATTAAGGGGTTTGGAGAAGGGGTGAATGTGGAGTTTGGGGGAGTTAGGAGACAGGCATCAGGTTGGAGacagagggggaaggaaagagaTTAGATATTATGTTATTATTCCACATTTAGGTCTGTCTGATCCTGTCAGTATTTAGGTGGTGCTGATAAGGGCCTCTGGATGAGCGGTTAAATGAGCGGCTTAATGAACATGCTTTAGATTCATGGYTAAATGAATAGGGAGGAGATGCTTATAATGTAGATAAGATGACGCRTGGAACCGAGGAGGATGATGGGGGACAGGGAGGAGCCAATGGATACGTCTGCTCTGGGAGAGGTGCATCATGGGACAGAGGAGGTTAATTGAGGTGAGATGGCCAGAGGGGTGTCAGTAATGAGAGGTTGGCTTGTTGACATGATAGCTTTCACACCTCTGCTAAGCTGCCTGCGCTGGCTAAGCAGAAACCCCACTCCCCCTGCAGTGTCTGTTAAGACATCCTCAGCTGATGCATACAGTGCACTGCGGAAGACACTCTACTTTAGAAATCATGTTCCGCCATGACGGTCTGTATTCTGTCTGCTGGTTACATTATGGCTTTGCTCAGTAATTCATGTGTCCAAGTCAATATatgatgacatttacattttttacattttagtcatttagcagacgctcttatccagagcgacttacagtagagtgcatacattttattacattttcttttacataggatatccctaccggccaaaccctccctaccggccaaaccctccctaacccggacgacgctatgccaattgtgcgtcgccccacggatctcccggttgcggccggctgcgacagagcctgggcgcgaacccagcccagcctgggcgcgaacccagagactctggtggcgcagctagcactgcgatgcagtgccctagaccactgcgccacccgggagatgcgAGTTAGCAGTTCACTACATTCCAATAGACTTCACTGCACATTACAACTGTACACAACTACACTGTGCAGTGCACAATACACATTACACAGTTatacacactgtaacacacagacacaaactcaGACTACACTCAGAGACAGTAGACACAAACTCAGACTACACTCAGAGAGAGTAGACACATTACACAGACACTAGAGTAGTTCAACGCCTCACAACCACTTAACAGACAAACAACTACACCTCCCACTCACCTCTTGTTAACTCAACAAGCCACATAACAATGTATTGTGGGTAGTGTATTTTTTTATAGGGTTGTCGTTAGGTTTAGGTGCTATTCCACCAATGACTGGGGGGTCAGCCATTGACGTGTATTATCATTATGGTGAGAGGAAGTGAATCAGGGGAACCCACTCTGGGGCCATGTTGGCTCCAGCGCCTGTCCAGGCGGGAGCTGACATGGGGTCAGTTTACCAGttacaggacagacacacacctgacacacctGTCAGTGAGGACTTAGCCAGAGCACCGATCCCATAGTTATTRGAGTtgttcctcttcagacgaggcaGGATGGACGTGGTGTCTTCCATAGACAGCTAGAGGAGCGAGGGAAGAGgatgatagagagatggaggaagagatgtGTGCCACAGAAGCGCACAGAGTTCAGAGGGTAGGTGAGAGGAGAAGTTAGGTAGATATTGGGTTAATACAGCGTCAAAAAGMAACAATGTCATCATTTGACAAAAAAATCGTCTTTTCCCAAGGTCGTTGTTCGAACAACTTCCTGCTTRACAGTGCTGAAGTGCATTATGGGGAGTGTTGTTTTTTAGAATCTGCAATCAGTATAAACATAGTGCACATTCACAatggttggttgtttgttgtgGTCACTACAGTGCACAGTGCACTACTACATTGAGAGAGAGTTAACGATACTGTATAGAGAGAGTTAGATGGGAGGGGAAGTGAGGGGACGAAGTAGTAGGTTACCTAAGGTgagttaaatcaaataaatcaaaacaaatagATAGAGAAATAAAGGTAGATGAAGGAATGATGTCACAACACTTACATTGATTCCTTCCCATGAAAAGTCTGAAAATCCATGCTGAAGGAGAAaaataggaggagagagggatggggaaagaAGGAGCAGGAAAGAGTAAGAGAGTAGgaacaagagagaaggagagaaagacgtACACATGCATGGAAGAAATGGGAGGagacaaagaggaggaggagagaaattaTAGTGACAGGGGTAGAGTAGTATAACCAACATGCAGAAATGGAAAGAAGAataggagagggaaagagggagaagatcGCAAAGAGACAAATATAAGGTTTaccagaaagacagaggagaagacTCAAAGGCCAgaaagatagaggaagagagacagagaccagaaatatagaggaggagaggcaaAGACCGtaaagatagaggaggagagtgaagcaGGCAAAGACCGTAAAGAtagacggaggagagagacaaagacagtaaAGATAGGGGAGGAGAGGCAAAGACCAAtaaagatagaggagagaaggcaAAGACCGTAAGAATAGAGGAAGAGCAAAGACCGATAAGATAAGAGGAGGAGACAAGACAGtaaagatagaggaggagagcaagaccataaagatagaggaggagagcaaAGACCGTAGATAGGGAGGAGAGGCAAAGACCGAAagataagaggaggagagacaaagacgaaagatagaggaggagaaCAAAGACCAtaaagatgaggaggagagacaaagaccaagtagagagagaggagacagcagaaaatagaaggaggagaagagacaaagaCGAGAAGATACAGAGGAGAGACGGACataagatagaggaggagaggagacaaagacagaaagatagaggaggagagacaaagaccagaaagatagaggaggagagagacaagaggaggagaCAAAGACCTaagatagggaggagaggagacaaagaccataaagatagaggaggagaggagacaaagaccataaagatagaggaggagaggcaaagacagaggaggagaggagacaaagacCAAAAGATAGAGGGAGACAAAAGACCAaaaagatagaggaggagaggcaaagaccaaaagatagaggaagagagcaaAGACCAtaaagatagaggaggagagcaaagaccagaaagatagaggaggagaggcaaAGACCGtaaagatagaggaggagagaacaaagaaagaaagatagaggaggagaaacaAAGACCataagatgagaggaggagagacaaagaccataaagatagaggggagagaggagaacaagaaagagaaatagtagaggaggaggaggaagacaaagaCCAGaaaatagaggaggagaggaagacaaaaGACCAGAAATAGAGGAGAAGACGAGACCAaaagatagaggagggaggagacaaaAGACCAGAAATATAGAGGAGAAGACAAGACCAtaaagatagaggaggagaggagacaaagacCGAAAGATGAGAGGACGGAAGCGTAATGGGTGGGAGATGACGAAGGCCAGATACCGCAAGGAGAGGAGCCGAGTAAGGAGTAAAGGGAAGCTTCACGGACCGAGAGGAGGAGCATTATGGGGTGGAGAGAGGCTAAGGCAGACCGGCAAAGCGCACGTAGAACTATGGAAATAAGATAGGTAGAGGCATATgacgggaagagagagaagaggatgaggtgAGACTAGTAAGAGGGCATAACGGGACAGAGAGGCTATGGTGGATGTCACAGTGGGAGCATAACGGAGCCAGGAGAGATGCATAGTGGTGGATGatagggaggaggcagagagtaCACGGAAGCAGAAGAAGATATGGTTGGATGTAGGCGGCATAATACGAACAGGAAAGAACTTAATGGTGGGAAGTGGTAGGAGGCAGATAGCGAGACGAGAGAGCTGACTAGTGGAAGTGTAACAGGGGCATACGGacgagaagaagggagggaggatgggatggTAGAGGGAGTCCATAAAAGACAGAGCTAGAAAGAAGGAGTTATAGAGGTGGGTAGGGAGGCATATGGGACAGGAGAGGAGCCTAATGATGAGGTACAGGGGGCAAACGGACGAAGAGAAATGGGTGGATTGCTAGGGAGGAAGAGCGGAACGAGAGGAGCATGATATGGGGAGTAGGGGGCATAACACGGAACGAGAGGCAGAGAGCTAATGAGAGTAGGAAGTGTGAGGGAGGACCGGATA harbors:
- the LOC112072706 gene encoding uncharacterized protein isoform X3; protein product: MEDTTSILPRLKRNNSNNYGIGALAKSSLTGVNRSMKDKVTKPTSMAQGRMAHMIEWQNWDMSVVGPGGVSVPRKSTAEQEMERRLESDAYSDLSDGEKEARFXAGILQQFAISQATLMAWTSMDGESLRSGSNQGSVAHLSEVNQESITSRDQILHHSSADMWPNTYVAQGLYCLSSSDAWEPISNEPSGVASPAAGSYAMQQGGTSCDGYDGNALLQQQQQQQFNLQHQSQLQQLQQLQQIQHYQQQQLLYQQQQSLEQRLHSTNHSLQATPNSTIHSLAPATHAPLVDLWGAGQTGSYHTDIGGYNIGVAAVVEAALNVPSGDEGAGTEHSPLLEQHEEEDELKDEELTLCMEPESATLTQRDEAITSGGSSPGQRSPGRSSPGRSSLGQPAQQITERKASDVSCGGIQILEEKEEKQGSAVAAMATN
- the LOC112072706 gene encoding uncharacterized protein isoform X2 encodes the protein MLVILLYPCHYNFSPPPLCLLPFLPCMCTSFSPSLLFLLSYSFLLLLSPSLSPPIFLLQHGFSDFSWEGINLSMEDTTSILPRLKRNNSNNYGIGALAKSSLTGVNRSMKDKVTKPTSMAQGRMAHMIEWQNWDMSVVGPGGVSVPRKSTAEQEMERRLESDAYSDLSDGEKEARFXAGILQQFAISQATLMAWTSMDGESLRSGSNQGSVAHLSEVNQESITSRDQILHHSSADMWPNTYVAQGLYCLSSSDAWEPISNEPSGVASPAAGSYAMQQGGTSCDGYDGNALLQQQQQQQFNLQHQSQLQQLQQLQQIQHYQQQQLLYQQQQSLEQRLHSTNHSLQATPNSTIHSLAPATHAPLVDLWGAGQTGSYHTDIGGYNIGVAAVVEAALNVPSGDEGAGTEHSPLLEQHEEEDELKDEELTLCMEPESATLTQRDEAITSGGSSPGQRSPGRSSPGRSSLGQPAQQITERKASDVSCGGIQILEEKEEKQGSAVAAMATN
- the LOC112072706 gene encoding uncharacterized protein isoform X4, with the translated sequence MEDTTSILPRLKRNNSNNYGIGALAKSSLTGVSGVNRSMKDKVTKPTSMAQGRMAHMIEWQNWDMSVVGPGGVSVPRKSTAEQEMERRLESDAYSDLSDGEKEARFXAGILQQFAISQATLMAWTSMDGESLRSGSNQGSVAHLSEVNQESITSRDQILHHSSADMWPNTYVAQGLYCLSSSDAWEPISNEPSGVASPAAGSYAMQQGGTSCDGYDGNALLQQQQQQQFNLQHQSQLQQLQQLQQIQHYQQQQLLYQQQQSLEQRLHSTNHSLQATPNSTIHSLAPATHAPLVDLWGAGQTGSYHTDIGGYNIGVAAVVEAALNVPSGDEGAGTEHSPLLEQHEEEDELKDEELTLCMEPESATLTQRDEAITSGGSSPGQRSPGRSSPGRSSLGQPAQQITERKASDVSCGGIQILEEKEEKQGSAVAAMATN
- the LOC112072706 gene encoding uncharacterized protein isoform X1 yields the protein MLVILLYPCHYNFSPPPLCLLPFLPCMCTSFSPSLLFLLSYSFLLLLSPSLSPPIFLLQHGFSDFSWEGINLSMEDTTSILPRLKRNNSNNYGIGALAKSSLTGVSGVNRSMKDKVTKPTSMAQGRMAHMIEWQNWDMSVVGPGGVSVPRKSTAEQEMERRLESDAYSDLSDGEKEARFXAGILQQFAISQATLMAWTSMDGESLRSGSNQGSVAHLSEVNQESITSRDQILHHSSADMWPNTYVAQGLYCLSSSDAWEPISNEPSGVASPAAGSYAMQQGGTSCDGYDGNALLQQQQQQQFNLQHQSQLQQLQQLQQIQHYQQQQLLYQQQQSLEQRLHSTNHSLQATPNSTIHSLAPATHAPLVDLWGAGQTGSYHTDIGGYNIGVAAVVEAALNVPSGDEGAGTEHSPLLEQHEEEDELKDEELTLCMEPESATLTQRDEAITSGGSSPGQRSPGRSSPGRSSLGQPAQQITERKASDVSCGGIQILEEKEEKQGSAVAAMATN